The following are encoded in a window of Caldicellulosiruptor danielii genomic DNA:
- the gmd gene encoding GDP-mannose 4,6-dehydratase: MKRALITGITGQDGAYLAEFLLEKGYEVHGIKRRSSLINTQRIDHIYEDPHKENRRFYLHYGDLTDSTNLIRIIQEVQPDEIYNLAAQSHVKVSFESPEYTANADALGTLRLLEAIRILKLENKTRFYQASTSELFGKVQEIPQKETTPFYPRSPYAVAKLYAYWITVNYREAYGIFACNGILFNHESPIRGETFVTRKITRAVARIKYGLQDKLYLGNLDAKRDWGYAKDYVRAMWMILNHDKPDDYVIATGETHSVREFVEKAFKYVGIEIEWVGKGVDERGIDANTGKVLVEVDPRYFRPTEVDILVGDATKARQVLGWQPTVTFDELVKIMMESDLKEAEKEYFNRENGFAYQQTYIE; this comes from the coding sequence ATGAAAAGAGCTTTAATTACTGGCATCACAGGTCAAGATGGCGCATATTTAGCAGAATTTTTGCTTGAAAAAGGATATGAAGTGCATGGCATAAAACGAAGAAGTTCGCTGATCAACACACAGCGAATTGACCACATTTATGAGGACCCTCACAAAGAAAATAGGAGATTTTATCTTCATTATGGCGATTTAACTGATTCAACAAATCTTATAAGAATAATTCAGGAAGTTCAACCAGATGAGATATACAATTTGGCTGCTCAGAGCCATGTAAAAGTTTCTTTTGAGTCACCGGAATATACAGCAAATGCTGATGCTTTGGGGACACTTAGACTCCTTGAGGCAATTAGAATATTGAAGCTCGAAAACAAAACACGCTTTTATCAAGCATCAACAAGCGAGCTTTTTGGCAAAGTTCAGGAGATTCCTCAAAAAGAAACAACGCCATTTTATCCACGAAGCCCATATGCGGTTGCAAAGCTGTATGCTTACTGGATCACTGTTAATTACCGTGAAGCGTATGGAATATTCGCATGCAATGGGATACTGTTCAATCACGAATCACCTATAAGAGGAGAAACGTTTGTAACAAGAAAAATCACCCGGGCAGTTGCTCGAATAAAATATGGGCTGCAGGACAAGCTCTACCTCGGTAATCTTGATGCTAAAAGAGATTGGGGCTACGCAAAAGACTACGTAAGAGCTATGTGGATGATATTAAATCATGACAAGCCTGACGACTATGTCATTGCAACTGGTGAGACACATAGCGTTAGAGAATTTGTTGAAAAAGCTTTTAAATATGTAGGAATAGAAATAGAATGGGTTGGCAAAGGCGTAGACGAAAGAGGTATTGACGCAAATACAGGAAAAGTTTTGGTTGAGGTTGACCCAAGATATTTCAGACCGACTGAAGTTGATATATTAGTTGGTGATGCAACAAAAGCAAGACAAGTTCTTGGATGGCAGCCAACAGTTACATTTGATGAGCTTGTAAAAATTATGATGGAAAGCGATTTAAAAGAAGCTGAAAAAGAGTATTTTAACAGAGAAAATGGATTTGCATATCAGCAAACATACATAGAATGA
- a CDS encoding tyrosine-protein phosphatase has protein sequence MTDIHCHLMVGVDDGAKDLDEAKEMIKLAKKEGINEIIVTPHFTSRLKSLYHTKFEEIQKIALEEGVMLYRGCEYKLQDAISQKNDIITLAGSDYVLVEIASGILAEYVLNQVYQLKLCGYEVIIAHPERSFEKKDVEKLIRLRDMNVYFQLTAGSFVGLFGRRVQKFSEELLERGLCHFIASDAHDSSARKFYLKEVKRYLLSNYREKELSDVLLFQNAQSILKNSEIINIFTTSKKNLFERMFNR, from the coding sequence ATGACAGATATACACTGCCATCTGATGGTGGGCGTTGACGACGGTGCTAAGGACTTGGATGAAGCAAAAGAGATGATTAAACTTGCCAAAAAAGAGGGTATAAATGAAATAATAGTCACACCGCATTTTACATCGAGGCTAAAGTCTTTATACCACACCAAATTTGAAGAGATTCAAAAAATAGCCCTTGAGGAAGGGGTGATGCTTTATCGAGGTTGTGAATACAAATTACAAGATGCTATTTCACAAAAAAATGACATTATAACTCTGGCTGGTTCTGATTACGTCTTGGTAGAGATAGCATCAGGGATTTTGGCAGAGTATGTTTTAAATCAGGTTTACCAGCTAAAACTTTGTGGCTATGAAGTGATAATTGCTCATCCTGAAAGGTCATTTGAGAAGAAGGATGTGGAAAAGTTAATAAGGCTAAGGGATATGAATGTGTATTTTCAGCTGACAGCAGGAAGCTTTGTAGGACTATTTGGCAGAAGGGTTCAGAAATTTTCTGAGGAATTGCTTGAAAGAGGACTTTGTCATTTCATTGCTTCAGATGCACATGACAGCAGTGCAAGAAAGTTTTACCTTAAAGAGGTAAAAAGATATCTTCTAAGTAATTACAGGGAAAAAGAACTTTCTGACGTTTTGCTATTTCAAAATGCTCAAAGCATCTTAAAAAATTCAGAGATAATTAACATTTTCACTACATCAAAGAAAAATCTTTTTGAACGAATGTTTAATAGGTAA
- a CDS encoding YveK family protein, which produces MEIKEYMLIIRKRLPLIIATTLISTLIAAILSFYILPPVYKATVTLFAGRSTNSNGSNDNIQVLYSDVLLGQQLVKDYREIAVSRTVLERVIKELNLKMTPEQLGSMVSVQLKNDTRILMINIESKDPKFAATVANKLAEVFIEAVQRIMKIENVQIVDNAVIPDKPEKPKKLLNTAVAFVLGLMVGVGIAFFIEYLDNTIKTPDDVEKYLQLPVLAVIPDLDEGGKN; this is translated from the coding sequence TTGGAAATCAAAGAATATATGCTTATAATCAGAAAAAGGCTCCCACTTATAATAGCAACCACCTTAATATCCACTCTTATTGCTGCAATCTTAAGCTTTTACATTCTCCCACCAGTTTATAAAGCCACTGTTACACTTTTTGCGGGGCGTTCAACTAACAGCAATGGTTCAAATGACAATATTCAAGTACTGTACAGCGATGTTTTGCTTGGACAGCAACTTGTAAAAGACTATAGAGAAATTGCTGTCAGCCGCACTGTTTTAGAAAGAGTGATTAAAGAACTTAATTTAAAAATGACACCAGAACAATTAGGTAGTATGGTATCTGTGCAGCTGAAGAATGATACCCGCATCTTGATGATAAATATTGAAAGCAAAGACCCAAAGTTTGCTGCAACTGTTGCAAATAAGCTCGCAGAGGTGTTTATTGAAGCTGTCCAAAGGATTATGAAGATAGAAAATGTTCAAATAGTTGACAATGCAGTGATTCCCGATAAGCCAGAAAAACCAAAAAAACTTTTGAACACAGCAGTGGCGTTTGTATTGGGTTTAATGGTAGGTGTAGGGATTGCATTTTTTATTGAGTACTTGGACAATACTATCAAAACACCAGACGATGTTGAAAAGTACTTGCAGCTGCCTGTATTAGCTGTCATTCCTGATCTTGATGAAGGGGGCAAAAATTAA
- a CDS encoding glycosyltransferase family 4 protein: MRVLLVHEFYRQYGGEDRVFEQERKLLRENGIEVYEYTFHNSDISLFQLPFLVKNMIFNRKTYNDVKRIVRENEIDVVHCHNIFPYISPSVYVAAKESGAKVIQTLHNYRFICPNATFYDYKKNKICTKCLDKGIINAVTSNCSYSWMRNIILALVNTIYKKKNIFDYVDKFIALTNFSRNIFIKFGIPAEKIVVKPNFIFEKDIKPVYEKEDYIIFVGRLSYEKGIMNLLKAIKELDDKIKLLIVGDGPLKDEVIKFIQKNNLKNTKYLGPQRREKVLELIGKARFLVFPSLWFEGFPMVLLEAFSVGTPVLASNLGGIPEIVEEGVNGWLFDPYEKDNITHIIDKLTMVYEIVYKSTVQIKNIWLEKYNLEIYRSILGYNF, from the coding sequence ATGAGGGTTTTACTTGTGCATGAATTCTACCGTCAATATGGTGGTGAAGATAGAGTATTTGAACAAGAAAGAAAATTACTGCGAGAGAATGGAATTGAGGTCTATGAATACACATTTCATAACTCAGATATTTCTCTTTTTCAGTTGCCTTTTTTAGTGAAAAATATGATATTTAACAGAAAAACTTATAACGATGTGAAAAGGATAGTTAGAGAAAATGAAATTGACGTAGTTCATTGTCATAATATTTTTCCATATATATCTCCTTCTGTGTATGTTGCAGCAAAAGAAAGTGGTGCTAAGGTTATACAAACATTACACAACTATAGATTTATATGTCCCAATGCTACGTTTTACGATTATAAGAAAAATAAGATATGTACAAAGTGTCTTGATAAGGGCATAATAAATGCAGTAACGTCTAATTGCTCCTATAGTTGGATGCGAAACATTATTCTTGCTTTGGTAAATACAATTTATAAGAAAAAAAATATATTTGATTATGTAGATAAATTTATTGCACTAACTAACTTTTCAAGAAATATATTCATTAAATTTGGAATCCCTGCTGAAAAGATTGTGGTGAAGCCAAATTTTATTTTTGAAAAAGATATAAAACCAGTTTATGAAAAAGAAGATTACATTATTTTTGTTGGGCGGCTTTCATATGAAAAAGGAATAATGAACTTGCTGAAAGCAATAAAAGAATTGGATGATAAGATAAAACTTTTAATAGTAGGTGATGGACCATTAAAAGATGAGGTAATAAAGTTTATTCAAAAAAATAACCTGAAAAATACAAAATATTTGGGACCACAAAGGCGAGAAAAGGTTCTAGAACTGATTGGAAAAGCAAGATTTTTAGTTTTTCCAAGTTTGTGGTTCGAGGGATTTCCAATGGTTTTATTAGAGGCGTTTAGTGTAGGAACCCCAGTTTTGGCAAGTAATCTTGGTGGAATACCTGAGATTGTAGAAGAGGGTGTAAATGGGTGGTTGTTTGATCCGTATGAAAAAGATAATATTACTCATATCATAGATAAATTAACTATGGTTTATGAAATAGTATATAAAAGTACTGTACAGATAAAAAATATATGGCTGGAGAAATACAACTTGGAAATATATAGAAGTATCTTAGGATATAATTTTTGA
- a CDS encoding S-layer homology domain-containing protein: protein MKNLRRFLSLAIVAMFLVSTIFAFGQSLQPSQKCIDTAKNLLQQLVTYVKNSGSATQTAEVISKFISGSGRTALINAFNQISQGPGAAQRLKDTLGLDTTTLSSLLDWMAGYQDGSGKSWFVNLVTSGTDAALTNAATDFATKYVTTVGDVYKAEYQLDKINAAILAFRATSGDYKPLKYVEATNQFDVNTTGLNNLINLLNGVLGNPVQNQQNTENIKAAFQSIVDAVNSIANTDEKLGAKALLQALGLLYVESAPSTGGGTVPSTGGTTAPTTTQPTQPTQPTQPTQPTQPTTPTTVSEISKQLDDVISQGKFDQIDDVVKALPSVLTTEKDINKAVSSLKEVTGKVAAVLSKVSNVSEVKSVVSGLANAINTVATNIQKQSLSTVEKTLQLESLKFETAGLLLKAYEAVAVTPQKTEEANKVTFKISANDITSAISKASEVISGAQAVTNSAIKKSLNLAGVSVAINAPANKDTSIVLEKDAVDKIKSDSKVTNVLVVTPAANIAVPTSVISADKVEIKVTPKQVSNALSQAVDVNVVVGDKVQEKFDKAVVLLLKLNNKISDESKVAVYRVSDGKTEIVPGIYVSTTNSFLVERKSLSTYYVGDYNKTYSDVDSKAWYYKNVQLISAKGITDGYPDGTFRPNNNVTRAEFAKMVVETFQFDTTGQAVSKFEDVKESDWFYSYVATLYNLGIINGRSETKFAPNAPVTREEMAKMISLALVKAGKISAGAIPTYTFNDSAQISAWAKQYVAIVVENGIMEGRGSSTFAPKANATRAEVATVVVRALVK from the coding sequence ATGAAAAATTTGAGAAGGTTTTTAAGTTTAGCTATTGTAGCTATGTTTCTGGTAAGCACCATTTTCGCATTTGGGCAGTCTCTTCAACCTTCACAAAAGTGTATTGATACTGCAAAAAACCTTTTGCAGCAGCTTGTCACATATGTTAAAAACTCAGGCTCAGCTACTCAAACTGCAGAGGTAATCAGCAAGTTTATAAGCGGAAGTGGAAGAACTGCTTTAATTAATGCATTCAATCAAATTTCACAAGGACCAGGTGCTGCTCAAAGACTCAAAGACACACTCGGGCTTGATACAACAACACTCTCTTCACTTCTTGACTGGATGGCAGGCTATCAGGATGGTTCGGGTAAAAGCTGGTTTGTAAATCTTGTAACTTCTGGAACAGATGCGGCTTTGACAAATGCTGCAACTGATTTTGCAACCAAATATGTCACAACAGTAGGTGATGTTTATAAGGCAGAGTATCAACTTGATAAGATTAATGCTGCAATTTTAGCATTTAGAGCTACTTCTGGAGATTACAAACCTCTCAAATATGTCGAGGCAACAAATCAGTTTGATGTAAATACTACAGGGTTGAACAATCTAATTAATCTTTTGAATGGTGTGCTGGGTAATCCTGTTCAAAACCAGCAAAACACTGAGAATATCAAAGCAGCATTCCAAAGCATAGTAGATGCAGTCAACTCTATTGCAAACACAGATGAAAAACTTGGCGCAAAAGCACTTTTGCAAGCACTTGGGCTTTTGTATGTAGAAAGCGCACCATCAACAGGTGGCGGAACTGTACCAAGCACAGGTGGTACCACAGCACCTACTACAACACAACCAACACAGCCGACTCAGCCGACTCAACCAACCCAGCCAACACAGCCGACCACCCCAACAACAGTTTCAGAGATTAGCAAACAACTTGATGATGTAATTTCTCAGGGCAAGTTTGATCAGATAGACGATGTGGTAAAAGCTCTGCCTTCAGTATTGACAACTGAAAAGGATATCAATAAAGCAGTATCAAGCTTGAAAGAAGTCACTGGGAAAGTTGCAGCGGTTTTAAGCAAAGTTTCTAATGTCTCTGAAGTAAAATCTGTTGTAAGTGGTTTGGCAAATGCTATAAACACAGTTGCAACAAACATTCAAAAACAATCACTATCTACTGTTGAAAAGACACTCCAGCTTGAAAGCCTCAAGTTTGAAACAGCAGGCTTACTTTTGAAGGCCTATGAAGCAGTTGCAGTAACACCGCAAAAGACTGAGGAAGCAAACAAGGTAACATTTAAGATATCTGCAAATGACATAACTTCAGCAATTTCAAAGGCAAGCGAGGTTATATCTGGTGCACAAGCTGTTACAAATTCAGCTATCAAGAAATCTTTGAACCTTGCAGGTGTTTCTGTTGCAATAAACGCTCCGGCAAATAAAGATACATCCATTGTATTAGAAAAAGATGCAGTTGATAAGATAAAGAGTGATAGCAAAGTAACAAATGTATTGGTAGTGACTCCAGCTGCAAACATTGCAGTTCCAACATCAGTTATAAGCGCGGACAAAGTTGAGATAAAGGTTACACCTAAGCAGGTATCAAACGCACTTTCTCAAGCAGTAGATGTGAATGTTGTTGTTGGAGACAAGGTTCAAGAAAAATTTGATAAGGCAGTTGTGCTACTGCTCAAGCTCAACAACAAAATTTCAGATGAGTCAAAAGTGGCTGTTTATAGAGTATCAGATGGCAAAACAGAAATTGTTCCTGGTATATATGTATCAACAACAAATAGCTTCTTGGTTGAAAGAAAGTCACTTAGCACATACTACGTGGGTGACTATAACAAGACATATTCAGATGTAGACTCAAAAGCATGGTATTATAAGAATGTTCAACTTATATCTGCAAAGGGCATAACAGATGGCTATCCGGATGGCACATTCAGACCAAACAACAATGTTACAAGAGCAGAGTTTGCAAAGATGGTTGTTGAGACATTCCAGTTTGATACTACAGGACAAGCTGTATCTAAATTTGAAGATGTAAAAGAGTCAGACTGGTTCTATTCATATGTTGCAACACTGTACAATTTAGGAATCATCAATGGCAGAAGTGAGACAAAATTTGCACCAAACGCACCTGTTACAAGAGAAGAGATGGCAAAGATGATATCTCTTGCTCTTGTCAAGGCAGGCAAGATCTCAGCAGGAGCTATACCAACTTACACCTTCAATGATTCAGCACAGATTTCTGCTTGGGCAAAACAGTATGTTGCAATAGTTGTTGAAAACGGAATTATGGAAGGAAGAGGCAGCTCTACTTTTGCACCAAAGGCAAACGCAACAAGAGCTGAGGTTGCAACAGTTGTTGTAAGAGCATTGGTAAAATAA
- the fcl gene encoding GDP-L-fucose synthase, which produces MDKNSRIFVAGHRGLVGSAIVRRLKKEGFTNLILKGREEVDLTRQEEVEKFFEKERPEYVFLAAAKVGGIHANRTYPADFIYQNLMIECNVIHSAYKYGVKKLLFLGSSCIYPRECPQPMKEEYLLSGYLEPTNEAYAVAKIAGLKLCQYYKRQYGANFISCMPTNLYGPNDNFDLNTSHVIPALIRKFHEAKIQDKPYVEVWGTGKPLREFLHVDDLADACVFLMKNYDDELWINVGSGEEVSIAQLAEMIKEIVGYKGEIVFNPEMPDGTPRKLLDISRLKSLGWERKISLYDGLRSTYEWYVENYR; this is translated from the coding sequence ATGGATAAGAATAGCAGAATATTTGTTGCAGGGCACAGAGGGTTGGTTGGTTCTGCAATAGTAAGGAGGCTTAAAAAAGAAGGTTTTACAAACCTCATTTTAAAGGGCAGAGAAGAGGTTGATTTAACTCGCCAGGAAGAGGTTGAAAAATTTTTTGAAAAGGAAAGACCAGAATATGTTTTTCTGGCTGCTGCAAAAGTAGGTGGAATTCACGCAAACAGAACGTACCCTGCAGATTTTATATATCAGAATTTAATGATTGAATGCAATGTAATACACAGTGCTTACAAGTACGGCGTAAAAAAATTATTGTTCTTGGGAAGCTCTTGTATTTATCCAAGAGAATGTCCTCAGCCGATGAAGGAGGAATATTTACTCTCTGGGTATTTGGAACCCACAAACGAAGCATATGCAGTAGCTAAAATTGCAGGGCTTAAACTGTGTCAGTATTACAAAAGGCAATATGGTGCAAATTTTATAAGCTGTATGCCCACGAACTTGTACGGACCAAATGACAATTTTGATTTGAATACATCGCATGTGATACCTGCTTTGATTCGAAAGTTTCACGAAGCTAAAATTCAGGACAAGCCCTATGTTGAAGTATGGGGAACAGGGAAGCCACTAAGGGAATTTTTGCATGTAGATGATTTAGCAGATGCTTGTGTATTTTTGATGAAGAATTATGATGATGAATTATGGATAAACGTCGGAAGTGGCGAAGAGGTCTCTATTGCACAATTGGCTGAGATGATAAAAGAAATTGTGGGGTATAAAGGTGAAATAGTATTCAACCCTGAAATGCCGGACGGGACACCAAGGAAACTACTTGACATCAGCAGACTTAAAAGCCTTGGTTGGGAGAGAAAAATTAGTTTATATGATGGTTTGAGGTCGACATATGAATGGTACGTTGAGAATTATAGATAA
- a CDS encoding exopolysaccharide biosynthesis polyprenyl glycosylphosphotransferase has protein sequence MPDELKIWRKLLYNLAGFIALTLAYFAAYRFRFDKIYFFEEKLYFLTYGLIVLFWLILVIKVSKELNLNKIGVKEIVLNTLKRAIAIFIYISCIDFVAKLGLSRIVIGTFILIYLLVGIVLKIILMKIEGILFKSLLKDYHFVIIGTKEAIELEREINLLDCYKKNSNITIIEVNPKNENSISYTIEGLYHLIKYSIVDEVVILLSEFELSTLFLKKVIEICKASGRRLKIIYRNELGVGKAQLSVDENNIIFDFKPVETSFAYVFVKRLLDIVISLIALMLTAPLFLLIAILIKLDSPGGPVFFVQERVGLNGRRFKLIKFRTMVPNAEELKEKLKQYNEMDGPVFKMTNDPRITRVGKILRKLNLDELPQLINVLKGEMSIVGPRPLETKEALGCEFEHHIRHSVKPGLTCIWQTTHNRNDVGYNEWMRMDYEYITKKNLLLDLYLIFKTFLAIIKLNGK, from the coding sequence GTGCCTGATGAATTGAAAATATGGAGAAAACTACTTTATAATTTAGCGGGGTTTATTGCCTTAACTTTGGCATATTTTGCTGCTTATCGATTTAGGTTTGACAAAATTTATTTCTTTGAGGAGAAGTTGTATTTTTTAACATATGGTCTTATTGTATTGTTTTGGCTTATATTAGTAATCAAAGTTTCAAAAGAGTTGAATTTAAACAAAATTGGAGTAAAAGAGATTGTTTTAAATACATTGAAAAGGGCGATAGCGATATTCATCTATATATCATGTATAGATTTTGTCGCAAAGCTTGGCTTAAGTAGGATTGTTATAGGTACATTTATTTTGATATACCTTTTAGTAGGAATTGTACTAAAAATTATTCTAATGAAGATTGAGGGAATATTATTTAAATCTTTACTAAAAGACTATCACTTTGTAATTATCGGAACGAAGGAAGCTATTGAATTGGAAAGAGAAATCAATTTGCTTGATTGTTATAAAAAGAATAGCAATATAACCATAATTGAAGTAAATCCTAAGAATGAAAACTCGATTTCATATACAATTGAGGGTCTCTACCATTTAATAAAATATTCTATAGTTGATGAGGTTGTTATTCTTTTGTCAGAGTTCGAATTAAGTACCCTATTTTTAAAGAAAGTTATTGAAATCTGTAAAGCAAGTGGGCGAAGATTGAAGATTATTTATAGAAATGAATTAGGTGTTGGAAAAGCTCAGTTAAGTGTTGATGAAAATAATATCATATTTGATTTTAAGCCAGTCGAAACAAGTTTTGCTTATGTGTTTGTCAAGCGTCTACTGGATATTGTGATCTCATTAATAGCTCTTATGCTTACAGCGCCGCTTTTTTTGCTGATAGCAATATTAATAAAACTTGACTCACCGGGAGGACCAGTATTTTTTGTTCAAGAACGTGTGGGACTAAATGGACGAAGGTTTAAGTTAATCAAGTTTAGAACTATGGTGCCTAATGCAGAAGAGTTAAAAGAAAAACTAAAACAGTATAACGAAATGGATGGACCAGTATTTAAAATGACTAATGATCCTCGCATAACAAGAGTTGGTAAAATTTTAAGGAAGTTAAACCTTGACGAATTACCGCAGCTTATAAATGTTTTAAAAGGAGAGATGAGCATAGTAGGACCAAGACCTTTAGAGACAAAAGAAGCTCTCGGTTGTGAATTTGAGCATCATATAAGGCATTCAGTAAAACCAGGCCTTACATGTATTTGGCAGACCACTCACAATAGAAATGATGTTGGGTATAATGAGTGGATGAGGATGGATTATGAATATATAACTAAAAAGAATCTGCTTTTAGACTTGTACTTAATATTTAAAACTTTTTTAGCAATAATAAAACTAAATGGAAAGTAG
- a CDS encoding WecB/TagA/CpsF family glycosyltransferase → MKEYLLNNMKLHSISKEELLEEIGNWAKKNESRVICFANVHMNIECVESERVKEAVNSADIVCPDGMPLVWWLKRKGEYNQERLDGPSMMLDICKYAQENNLKIGLYGSEKDVLSALIDNLKKMFNDLKISYSYSPPFRDLTPEEEERIIEEINQSGVQILFVGLGCPKQEIWMSKNKGKINAVMLGVGAAFNMHAGKIKRAPLWMQRMGLEWLYRLMKEPRRLWRRYLYTNFKFIKLLAAKK, encoded by the coding sequence ATGAAAGAATATTTGCTTAACAATATGAAATTGCACTCGATAAGTAAAGAAGAACTATTAGAAGAAATAGGTAATTGGGCGAAAAAAAATGAAAGCAGAGTTATTTGTTTTGCAAACGTCCATATGAATATAGAGTGTGTTGAATCAGAAAGGGTGAAAGAAGCTGTAAATTCAGCAGATATAGTATGCCCGGATGGAATGCCATTAGTATGGTGGCTAAAAAGGAAAGGAGAGTATAACCAGGAGAGACTTGACGGACCGTCTATGATGTTAGATATTTGTAAATATGCTCAGGAAAATAATTTGAAGATAGGGCTTTACGGAAGTGAAAAGGATGTTTTGAGTGCACTTATAGATAATCTAAAAAAAATGTTCAACGATTTAAAGATTAGTTATTCATATTCTCCACCATTTAGGGACCTCACACCAGAAGAGGAAGAAAGGATTATAGAAGAGATAAATCAGAGCGGGGTACAGATATTATTCGTTGGCCTTGGTTGTCCAAAGCAGGAAATTTGGATGAGCAAGAATAAAGGAAAAATCAATGCTGTAATGTTAGGAGTTGGTGCAGCGTTTAATATGCATGCTGGTAAAATTAAAAGAGCTCCATTGTGGATGCAAAGGATGGGGCTTGAATGGTTATATAGGCTTATGAAAGAGCCCAGGAGATTGTGGAGAAGGTATTTATATACAAACTTTAAGTTTATCAAACTTTTAGCTGCCAAAAAATGA
- a CDS encoding CpsD/CapB family tyrosine-protein kinase encodes MNAVKEVIALYNPRSPITESYRMLRTNIQYSSLDRPIKTIVVTSTGPSEGKTVTCANLAVVMAQAGSKVLVIDADLRRPAVHKVFGVSNKVGLTNLLVENKSFEEIVQKDDVEGLDLITSGPIPPNPAELLGSKKFENFLNTISQSYDYIIIDTPPCGSLTDAAIIGRIVDGVILVAAAGEVQIEAIQQAKENLQKVNANIIGVVLNKVKRQTSSYYYYYYYYYYYHDENGEVTKKKKIGRRRNKDDRYTLPSDGGR; translated from the coding sequence ATGAATGCCGTCAAAGAAGTCATAGCATTATATAATCCTCGCTCGCCCATCACAGAAAGCTACAGGATGCTTCGAACCAATATCCAGTATTCAAGTCTGGACAGGCCCATAAAGACCATAGTGGTCACAAGCACAGGCCCCTCAGAAGGGAAAACAGTTACATGCGCAAATTTGGCAGTTGTAATGGCCCAAGCGGGAAGCAAAGTTCTTGTAATAGACGCAGATTTAAGACGCCCTGCAGTACATAAAGTGTTTGGAGTTAGCAACAAAGTTGGGCTTACAAATCTTCTTGTTGAAAACAAGAGTTTTGAAGAGATAGTTCAAAAAGATGACGTTGAAGGGCTGGATTTGATAACATCGGGCCCTATTCCACCAAATCCAGCAGAACTTCTTGGTTCCAAAAAATTCGAAAATTTCTTAAATACGATTAGCCAAAGCTACGATTACATAATTATAGATACACCGCCCTGTGGAAGCTTAACAGATGCAGCTATAATTGGTAGAATTGTAGATGGTGTAATTTTGGTAGCAGCTGCAGGTGAGGTTCAGATTGAAGCAATCCAGCAGGCGAAGGAGAACTTGCAAAAGGTCAATGCTAATATTATAGGTGTTGTGCTAAATAAAGTGAAACGACAAACATCAAGTTATTATTACTATTATTACTACTACTATTACTACCATGATGAAAATGGTGAGGTTACAAAGAAAAAGAAGATAGGTAGGAGAAGAAATAAAGATGACAGATATACACTGCCATCTGATGGTGGGCGTTGA